A genomic region of Salinibacter pepae contains the following coding sequences:
- a CDS encoding NADPH-dependent FMN reductase, with the protein MSDILGIVGSLSAPSNTRAAVEVALDAAAAERGVDTEVLHLAEYDLDPADGRSLEHYTGDTAEALDRIIESSAYVVGTPVYRASYAGTLKNLFDMIPRGMWQADVAPFANSAVGLVATGASLHHYLVVEKELAPVLSFFGAHLAGSGTYVHGDHYGDDYGDDRTLTDDTVRERLRTLGVATVDLHRAIEDSDALSKLGPQF; encoded by the coding sequence ATGAGTGACATCCTAGGTATTGTCGGAAGCCTCTCCGCCCCCTCCAACACCCGTGCTGCCGTCGAGGTGGCCCTGGACGCCGCCGCGGCGGAGCGTGGGGTAGACACGGAGGTTCTTCACCTAGCCGAGTATGACCTCGATCCTGCCGACGGACGGTCGCTGGAACACTACACCGGTGATACGGCCGAGGCCCTAGATCGAATTATCGAGAGCTCGGCGTACGTCGTGGGAACCCCGGTGTACCGGGCCTCCTACGCGGGCACTCTGAAAAACCTGTTCGACATGATCCCCCGTGGCATGTGGCAGGCCGACGTGGCCCCCTTCGCCAACAGCGCCGTGGGCCTCGTGGCGACCGGCGCGTCGCTCCACCACTACCTCGTGGTCGAGAAAGAGCTTGCCCCCGTGCTTTCCTTCTTCGGCGCTCACCTGGCCGGCAGCGGCACGTACGTCCACGGCGACCACTACGGCGACGACTACGGCGACGACCGCACCCTGACGGACGACACGGTACGCGAGCGCCTGCGCACCCTCGGCGTGGCGACGGTCGACCTGCACCGGGCCATCGAGGATAGCGATGCCCTATCGAAGCTGGGCCCACAGTTTTAA
- the sfnG gene encoding dimethylsulfone monooxygenase SfnG, whose translation MDTTFAYWVPNVSGGLVITDWPMKTDWKWPFNKEIAQTAEEIGFEYALAQARFFGSYNAEKQLEALSVANALASHTEKLRLIGAVHPGQWKPGPIANFVSTADHISNGRFHLNVVSGWFKGEYTRFGEPWLAHDERYERSEEFIEVLKGLWTEDLFSYDGRFYQIDEAPCEPTPETPPDIFQGGNSKRARRMAARASDWFFINGGSLEDLKGIIDDVNGYAREFGVEPPKIGVNSFVIVRDTEAEAKQVLENIIEHATEEAVEGFKEQVKQAGQASPEGEGMWDDSDFEDLVQYNDGFRTGLIGTKEQVVERIRRLDAIGVDLVLTGFLHYEDELPHFGEEIIPAVREAEPLDRPEEAVPA comes from the coding sequence ATAGATACCACATTTGCGTACTGGGTCCCCAACGTTAGCGGCGGACTCGTCATTACCGACTGGCCGATGAAGACCGACTGGAAATGGCCCTTCAACAAAGAGATCGCGCAGACGGCCGAAGAGATTGGCTTCGAATACGCCCTCGCCCAGGCCCGCTTTTTTGGCAGCTACAACGCCGAGAAGCAGCTTGAGGCCCTTTCGGTCGCCAATGCACTGGCCTCGCACACCGAGAAACTGCGCCTCATCGGGGCCGTGCACCCGGGCCAGTGGAAGCCTGGGCCCATCGCCAACTTTGTCTCGACGGCGGACCACATCAGTAACGGCCGCTTCCACCTCAACGTAGTCAGCGGCTGGTTCAAGGGCGAATATACGCGCTTCGGCGAGCCCTGGCTCGCCCACGACGAACGCTACGAGCGCAGCGAGGAGTTTATTGAGGTCCTGAAGGGCCTCTGGACCGAAGACCTCTTCAGTTACGACGGGCGCTTCTACCAGATCGACGAGGCCCCCTGCGAGCCCACGCCCGAGACGCCCCCTGACATCTTTCAGGGCGGCAACTCGAAGCGTGCCCGGCGCATGGCCGCCCGCGCCTCTGACTGGTTCTTCATCAACGGCGGAAGCCTCGAAGACCTGAAGGGCATTATCGACGACGTGAACGGGTACGCCCGCGAGTTCGGCGTCGAGCCGCCCAAAATCGGCGTCAACTCGTTCGTCATCGTGCGCGACACGGAAGCCGAGGCCAAGCAGGTGCTCGAAAACATCATTGAGCACGCCACCGAGGAGGCGGTGGAAGGCTTCAAGGAGCAGGTCAAACAGGCCGGGCAGGCCTCCCCCGAAGGCGAGGGCATGTGGGACGACTCCGACTTCGAAGACCTCGTCCAGTACAACGACGGCTTTCGCACCGGCCTCATCGGGACGAAGGAGCAAGTCGTGGAGCGCATTCGCCGGCTCGACGCGATCGGGGTGGACCTCGTGCTGACCGGCTTTCTGCACTACGAGGACGAGCTTCCCCACTTCGGCGAGGAGATCATCCCGGCCGTGCGGGAGGCCGAGCCGCTGGATCGCCCGGAGGAGGCGGTGCCGGCATAG